The Podarcis muralis chromosome Z, rPodMur119.hap1.1, whole genome shotgun sequence DNA segment cctgcttgtgggcttaccACTGCGGtctctggttagccactgtaagaaaagaatgctgaactagatgggctattggcctgatccaacagggaatTATTGTGTTGTTATGTTGTAGGTTTTCATGGAAGCTGAACagtagtggaatggaaacagattCGATTGTGAGAGACACGGGACAGGAAGAATATTATTGCCTCCTCTCACTCCTGACCTGAGAGTGAATGTTGGCGTGTTGCTCCAGACTCACAGCGTGCCCAAACGTTTTGCCGCAGGTGTCGCAAGCAAAGGGTCGTGTGCCGCTGTGGGATCGTCGGACGTGGACCTCCAGTCCATGTGGGGTAGAAAATATCTGAGAGGGCAAAGAGATGTTTTTAGAACTGTGGCAGTTCAGTCTGTCTCACGTTCTGCTTTTCCGCCTCTCCTTCTCATGGAGCAGGCTCTCCCCAACATGGTTCCAGCCCCACTGGTGTTTTGGACAACAAGTCTCATTAGCCTGTAGCAGAAGGCAAAGGGTTAAAGCCCTTTTCCATCCACCATACCAAGTTCCCACTCTAGATTAGACCTCCTTTACACCTGcaaatttttttaatatttttttttagccaTTCAGCAGCATGAATTATGTATGCATCATCAAGGTTATCATGGCAGCTGGGTCCATGGAGACtatgctgcttgcttgcttcctatcTGGTCAGCCTGTAGATTGGTAAATGagcattttgtttcaatgatgtaaaacaacaacaacaacaacaacaacaaaccacccttgtggaattctctccttaCAGTGAAATAGGCCCTTATATTTGTTCTCTCATGAGAGAGGGGAATGCCTTTTCTTAGATCaggatggggaacttttggccttcCAAATGCCCAACTTCAAACCTTTCTAGCCCAGATGGTCGTTAGATGAGCTGGGAACTGGGAATGTGATCCTAAACTTGGTTatttcctccttcttcccaattcttttttccttttgtgtcatgtattTTTCATAGCTgtcacagatttgaaaataagggaccagcagccttgaaaataagggacctgcagcctcacctgttccaggcactccagtcttcctgtcctcctgcagtctggtcaaactcatgctggtagcttcgagaacactgtccaaccaactttgtaaccagaggttcaactgaatagaatctgaatcacatgcaccacaaggcctatgcagcctcaccTTAAGATGGCttcccagcctggctttgcactgcaaagtttgcagcagcacatgcaacaaaatggcgtccagcattcaaaaaaaccctcagcttgcattaactagccacacacaaggcatgcaagctccaccccccagtcgttcttagacttcttattgggtgagcaacacagccaagcaacacagttggagcccccctcctccctggccggcagggagggaggaagagaagctgcttcctttgaaatttaagggacatcatttaagggacatccatcaataagggacagcagcgggacatggcgctggaataagggactgtcctttcaaataagggacacttgacagctatgctttttaGATAAATGATCGGTAAGCCTCCGTGGGAGCCTCTCTTGGCCGAATGGcgggggggaaatatttaaataaactcccatcagccccagcaggtatggccaaggatgatggaagctgtaatccAACATCAGAAGGGCCACAGATTTATCACCCATGGTCCACGGGGAACTCACCTTGTTACAGATCACACAGTGGTATGTATCCATGTTCGGTGAGAATCTCAGGCTGTAGTCAAGGGGTGGCTCTGAGGCTGGGAGGAGGTGGTTCTCATACAGGCTAACGGAATGTTCCAGAAGGGTAGAAGAAGTTGGCCTGTAGCTGTATGGAGGACGGAAGGCACTCCAAGCAAAATTGGGCTTGTAAAAGGTGGCCACACTTTCAACTGAGCCACTGTCGTTGGATTTCAGAGCTTGGACAGGCATCTCTGAGGTGAAATAGGATGAATCAGATTATCAGCCTGCTcgttatttactttttttttaaccatccagggctgtGGGGAGACTTTTTCAGCCCTAGGGCCACATTCCCATCTAGGCAACCTTcccagggccacatgccagtggcaagCATGGCCTGAGGCAAACGTGGATGGAGCCatatgtgcagtgcttttttcctcgggatacgcaggggtacgcatacccctaaacattttgtgaatctttgtacttttgtccatttaatgtatttatttttcccgatttgaactataaaatggtgattttcttgagtcaaaatgagagaacctctaaacattttttttatatagaaaaaagcattgcatacatgtatattttatctttgtaGAGCAAAGAAGCATACACaccctctccatcctccaccGAGGCaaacaagggcacattccagccagggaaaaaCACTCAAGGTACAAAGCAAGGGCTTAAATCAGCAGGACAGAAAGACTGTTTTAAACACATTTTCCCATCAACACTTCTTCCTACATATCCTAAAAGCAATGGTGCAAATTTGACCACTGGGCAATGCTGATGTACAGCTAAACAGAGCATCACATaccggcctcggtccagtatatctgaaggagcgtctccacccccatcgttctgcctggacactgaggtccagtgctgaggaccttctggcggttccctcgctgcgagaagcaaagctacagggaaccaggcagagggccttctcggtagtggcacccgccctgtgaaacgcctgatgtcaaagagaacaacaactaccagacttttagaagacatttgaaggcagccctgtttagggaagcttttaattactgcattttgatgcattactgtattttgatattttgttggaggctgcccagagtggctcgggaggcccagccagatgggcggggtataaataataaattattattattattattattattattattattattattattcactgatTCATTCTGACCCCCAGGCTTTGCAGCTCactggggctttctcccaggcaagtGAGTACAGGACCGCAGCCTAAGTATGTGAATATTGGAAGCTGCACCCTGGACTTGCATACCAAAGGGAAGACAAGGGGCACACGGCCACTCTATCCGGCAAGTTCAGCACTTTCTCTTCTCAGACCTTTCCACTCAAGCTGAACTGGGAACTTGACCCTGAGCTTGGttatttcctcctcccagtcagttttccttttgtgctgtgtctttttaAATAGTGATCTGgctgctgctctgggagcctctcttgatcacacacacacacacacacacacacacacacacacacacacacacactttattttaaACCAAAAAAGAGCACTGATTCTTACCCAGCCTGCTTCAAATAAAGTGCTGTGACCCGCAGCTGCTCACCTGATATCAGAGGCCCTGACACTGTTCTGGTCATACTATGGGCAGGGAAAACATACTCTTCTTTGACTCCTTTGGGTTCATTTCCATCTTTTGGAGCAGGGCCTTGTGGGCAACCAGTGCTGAGGGCCTCGCTGTCCTTGGGGGTGTTGTGGCCATGAATAACTGTGATCAGAATGCAGGcaatagttttatttattaaactcgAGACCATCTGCATGGGAACCGGATGCTCTGCTGCTAAGCTgcagctgaggcaacccagtcagatgggcggcatataaataataattattattgttattactattattattattattattattattattattattattattattggaaggtGATCCAcaaatcaaacaaataaatatagtgTCACTATGATTAAACACTGGAGGCTTTTGCGTAACCAGCGTGGTTCCTAGACAACCCAGAGTTGTCTGACCCACCTGCAGTGGAGGGCACAACTGTTGCCGGGTCCCATTTCGGAACCAGGAGACCATCATCCACAACTCGGTACTGGTGATAAGAGTTTGCCTTCTTACTCTTCACTAAGAAAGACCTTGGCATTTCGTGTTCAGCTGGGGAAAACAGATCCAGAAAGATAGGAGAAAACATTGTAAAACCAGAATGACACATCATcatcagtgtttttttctttaaaaatgtttaggggtacagtggcacctcgggttacatacgcttcaggttacatacgcttcaggttacacactccgctaacctagaaatagtgcttcaggttaagaactttgcttcaggataagaacagaaatcgggctccggcggcgcggcggcaggaggaggccccattagctaaagtggtgcttcaggttaagaacagtctcaggttaagtacggacctccggaatgaattaagtacttaacccgaggtaccactgtattctcattttcctactcatattgaaatactgcccatcaatgaggccaaactaagattcacaaaatgcttaggggtttgcgtacccctgtgtcccgttcccccccccaaaaaaaaacactgatCACAATTAAAATCACATGTGTGGATAAACTGCCATGGTTGACAGAGTAGCCCCTGATGCATTCCATAATGTATGcaaattttatttgctgctgctgctgctgctgctgctgctgctgctgctgctgctactactactactactactactaatgttgCCTCCCATCTGCTCAACCTGAACTCATGAAAAACCAACCCTGGGAAAAAGAACTAGCCTGGGGACAATACAAGCCTGCAACGTGAACATGTGTCCAATAGCACTTTCCTCTCCTGCGATTGATTCCaagtaacttttactcagaggCATGATGGCTCTGACAGAGGCAGTAGAACGTAGAAACTGTGGCTAGTCTGATGctcatttaacaacaacaacaacaacaacaacaataataataataatttattatttatacctcgcccatctggctaggtttccctagccactctgggcggctcccaatcaaatatttaaaaaaacaataccgcattaaacatttaaaacttccctaaacagggctgccttcagatgtcttttaaaagtaggatagttgcttatttccttgacatctgatcggaGGTTGCTCCACAGGGCAGCCATCCAAATGAATGCTCTtctctgccttctgtgggagcaagttctatAGACTAACTAtacactgcatgaagaaggactttatcTTATCTGTTCTGAATCCGCCAACATTCAGCTTTTTTGGATGTCCCTGCATTcctagtgttaggagagagggagaaaaacttttctctgtccactttctccttgCCATACATATTTTTATAAACTTTCATCCTGTCACCTGTTAGTCGCCTTTTTTCCAAACCAGAGAGTCTCAGTCGCTGCAATATTTCCTCACAGAGGAGTGCccttcctgaaccttttccaactctgcaacatCCTTTTTGAGAAAGGTCACAGAATTATGCCCTGATTGAGACTTATTACTAAGGGAGTGATTAATTCTTTACAGGAATCTCTGTGCAAAGAGCCAAATAACAGTACATGAGCCACAAATTTAGGCACAAGAGATTATTGTCCTTTGAAAACTTCCTAATTTTGCATCCGTACATAAACATTAGCCATATGCAAAGTTTATAcaaatctgtgccctcttttCTGGAGTTCCAAATGTCCTCCCTGGACACTGCATAGCTCTTATTTCCCACATACTTCATAAAATATGCACAAGCAAATCTCTTCTCCCCCCGCTAAACCCAGCTGCCTTGTGATAAGTAACATAATCCATGGAAGAATCTCAAGGTAACATACTGGAAGGCAATCAAGTAGTCTCTCATTTGCATGGTTGTTTGCATTTTCTCCTCCAGTTGCTCCGTTCAGTAACCGTACAAACAAATGTTATATTTTGCCTTGGGAAATATGTACTCAATCCAGGCTCTCAAGATTGTCTCTGCTCCCACCACTCCTGTCTCCCAGGTCTGTTTAACTGTAAAGATATTTTGACTGCCCTCGAGTCAATATGGATTGTAGCCAACTTAGACATCGTTCACattatacattgaaagcactttTACACCAGTTCAGATACTCGTGGCTTCTCCCCCAAaatgctggaagctgcagtttgttaagggtgctgagagttgctcagAGGCCTGTATTCCCCCCTCAGACCTAAAATTTCCATAATTTCCTAGGAAGAAGGGTTGGGAAGGGTAGCCCTGGGACAGGAAatggggtctcctagcaactcttgcttagtcacgctggccacatgacctggaagctgtctgaggacaaacgccagctccctcggcctatagagcgagatgagcgccgcaaccccagagtcggtcacaactggacctaatggtcaggggtccctttacctttagcaactCTTAGAAAATTAACAAACTCCGGCTCtcagaagccatgactgcttaatttggcaatgtatggtgtgaatatgcattcaactcagagtagacccactggaatgaaTAGACCTAAatcagtcatgtccattaatttccataggtctactctgagtggaatTGACATTGGATACAACATTTTGAAACAGCCCCATCTGGTTaatttttgttgggtttttttaaaaaaaaataaagtggtacctcgggttaagtacttaattcattctggaggtctgtttcaacctgaaactgttcttaacctgaagcaccactttagctaatggggcctcctgctgcaaccatgccaccggagcacgatttctgttctcatcctgaagcaaagttcttaacccgaggtactatttctgggctagcagagtctgtaacctgaagcgtatgtaacctgaagcgtatgtaacctgaggtaccactgtacttattataTTTATAGCTCATCTTTCATCCAAGGATTTCAATGTGGCATACATGGTTGTTTCTTCCCCCAACTCCTTCTTCCATtatatcctctcaacaacccggtcaggtaggttaggctgagacaatGGTACTCAAAGGCCCATTCTCGTCCTCTCTAGCAATTGGCCTAGCAACTCACAATTCTGGCTGTCCCCCACCCAAAGTGTGAGAAAGACAAGAAGCACAGATTGTGGGCGAGTGTggttttttgaaagagaaaagaTACTACAACATCATAGACATAACTGAGAATTTATCGGTGACAGGAGGTCATCTATGGTATGATAAGCAACAAAATTTAGTGTTGCTAAGTCCTGGTTTGGCAGGAGAGGAGAGCAAGTGTGCTGGGAAGATTCAAGAAACATCAAAGAAACatctaaacatttcagtgtagaatAGTATAGtttcaaaataacttttttatttgcagactaTGGATAGCTATTTCTTCGTTATAAATcagttgttgtttatttttgctttcctATTTATTTCTTATCAGTTAAAAAAAAGGTGTGTCATGAAGAAAAATTTATTATGAAATTATGGCCCAGATCAAAAAGTttgagacattattattattattattattattattattattattattattattatcatcatcatcatcatcatcatcattattattagatTGTCTTTCACACATTTGTCTCAAGGCTATTTACACAGTCACAtcataaaaaagttttttaaaaaaatatttaaaactaaaatggttttaaaagcagtatgcacaaaacaacaactgaaaataGAATTTATAACCAATATAAAATGAGCAGAGAGAGGACCTTTTCCTTTTGCACTGAAATCCTCTGACTGAAAACTGTTCAGTGGGGATTACTCGCAGCTGTTGACTAAAGGAGTGCAGCCTTAATTCTCTTCCAAATTTCTTTCCAGTAGGTTAGGGTTGCAATTCTTTACCTGCTTTCCTGAGACCGTCAGAGGGATTGTGCTTCCCAGTACCATCCTAGCAGTCCAACATTGTTTCCCAATAATTCCGTAATATGGCTTATAAaatcatagatttgtatagtTGGAATGGACCAGGGGGACATCACATCTAACTCCTTGCAATACTTTCTCTTAATTATTTTGTTATTTCATGTTTTTCCCCAAGCAGTAAAACTCAGGGATATTaggttatttatttaaatgaaggATCAACCTTATTTCTCCTGTGCTAACAAGGTTTAACCCTGGCTGGGAACATCTTGGGACAGTTGGGTAAAGTCCCAActaaatttattgcatttatttcccaccttttctccaatttGCTCAAGGTAGCCTACACAGTTCTTCTCCCACTCttaatttaacccccacaacaaccctgtgaggtaggttaggctgggaggcagtgaccGACCCAAGGTCACACCTATTGAGCTTAATGGCtaagtcaggatttgaaccctggtctctcccaggttctagtctgaaACTCTATACTACACCAATTCTGTACACAGGGCGGACCCATTGAAATCTATGGCTTGGAACCTATGAAGTCCTCCTCAGAGTTACCTAAGTTAGTTGTGCCCATTAATGTCAATAGGTCTCCTCTTGAGTAGAATTGAAGGTAGATTTAACCCAgtgtagaattatagaatcatagaattgtagagtaaccccacttacctgggagtcagccTCATTGAATTTGGTATTTATTAAATGTCACAAGATTTACACACCTCTTGGTTGTaataaaatctcaaagcagtttaaaaaaataataaaataatataattacCAGTAAAAAAAGAGATCACGTTAAAAACAGGTTAAGCTAAAATAAACCCACCCAGATTAAGATACATGTCAGCTTTCTACATGTCTGAATAGGCTTgcccaaacaaaaatgttttaatgcAGGTTCTTTCCAAAGTACAGTGACAGCACCTACCTGAGGTCAGCTGGCAGGGTGTTCCAAA contains these protein-coding regions:
- the GFI1B gene encoding zinc finger protein Gfi-1b produces the protein MPRSFLVKSKKANSYHQYRVVDDGLLVPKWDPATVVPSTAVIHGHNTPKDSEALSTGCPQGPAPKDGNEPKGVKEEYVFPAHSMTRTVSGPLISEMPVQALKSNDSGSVESVATFYKPNFAWSAFRPPYSYRPTSSTLLEHSVSLYENHLLPASEPPLDYSLRFSPNMDTYHCVICNKIFSTPHGLEVHVRRSHSGTRPFACDTCGKTFGHAVSLEQHANIHSQERSFACKMCGKTFKRSSTLSTHLLIHSDTRPYPCQYCGKRFHQKSDMKKHTYIHTGEKPHKCQVCGKAFSQSSNLITHSRKHTGFKPFSCELCGKGFQRKVDLRRHRESQHSLK